One Selenomonadales bacterium DNA window includes the following coding sequences:
- the pilM gene encoding type IV pilus assembly protein PilM, with protein sequence MHPVTQENQELAKVITRSERNRAARVRRSRKAWGVAVIVTLALVAAVIYAGTELQRLWHESALWLTDMWSYAQQLDVSAAWLWVFAPLAFIASLTLGVRYWSRARTPLPPPAPTVKKPPQRGLFARPVLGIDVGNSQIKMVEVVPGQPPRVLRYAVVPTPRGSVENGLIRDAGALSAAISEAVSRGGFTTRRAATTLTGQNLMLRKLTLPPMPKQELRAAIDWQIEQVLQLNREDTLTDFAVMPARAGEPNTLILVAMQREPIINFVDFMTNAGFEIIRVDIEPLAMFRSALLATQSQVKRGTHVVLDFGAGTTNLSVFREGVLQTARVIALGGNQLTRAIMVEHQLDFEQAEKEKIEHGLTPDCPYFSLLAPVRDRLFGEINTTVNFYLTENKGVTIDTVQVAGGNSLLPFFTAQLEESIRHAVRSDQKDFRVNITNPLTRMAHGVSAEDLDWCGASLCVAIGLALGEVVL encoded by the coding sequence TTGCACCCGGTGACACAAGAGAACCAAGAGCTAGCTAAAGTTATCACGCGGAGTGAACGCAACCGGGCCGCTCGCGTAAGGCGCAGCCGTAAGGCATGGGGAGTGGCGGTAATTGTGACCCTCGCTCTCGTCGCCGCTGTAATCTACGCGGGCACAGAGCTGCAGAGGCTTTGGCACGAGAGCGCGCTATGGCTAACCGATATGTGGAGCTATGCGCAGCAGTTAGACGTATCTGCGGCCTGGCTATGGGTATTTGCACCGCTAGCATTTATCGCCTCACTGACCCTAGGTGTGCGGTACTGGAGTCGCGCAAGGACACCCCTGCCGCCGCCGGCGCCCACCGTAAAAAAACCGCCGCAGCGCGGTCTGTTTGCGCGACCGGTGCTAGGCATTGATGTCGGAAACTCGCAGATTAAGATGGTTGAGGTCGTGCCGGGTCAACCGCCGCGCGTCTTACGCTACGCGGTGGTGCCAACGCCGCGGGGCAGCGTAGAAAATGGTTTAATTAGGGACGCCGGAGCCTTAAGCGCCGCCATTTCCGAGGCCGTAAGTCGCGGCGGCTTCACGACACGCCGCGCCGCGACCACGCTCACGGGACAGAACCTGATGCTCAGGAAGCTTACTCTGCCGCCGATGCCAAAGCAAGAACTGCGGGCGGCCATTGACTGGCAAATCGAGCAGGTGCTGCAGCTAAACCGCGAGGATACTCTGACGGATTTTGCCGTCATGCCGGCTCGCGCCGGCGAACCTAACACCTTAATCTTGGTCGCCATGCAACGCGAGCCCATCATTAACTTTGTAGATTTTATGACTAACGCGGGGTTTGAGATTATCCGCGTCGACATTGAGCCTTTGGCCATGTTTCGCTCTGCCCTCCTGGCGACACAGTCGCAGGTTAAGCGCGGCACACACGTCGTCCTAGATTTTGGCGCGGGCACCACTAACCTAAGTGTGTTTCGTGAAGGCGTGCTGCAGACGGCGCGAGTGATTGCCCTGGGCGGCAATCAGCTGACGCGCGCCATTATGGTGGAGCACCAGTTAGACTTCGAGCAGGCAGAGAAGGAAAAGATTGAGCATGGGCTTACGCCTGACTGCCCCTATTTTTCGCTGCTAGCCCCCGTGCGTGACCGTCTGTTTGGGGAAATAAACACTACGGTTAATTTTTATCTCACAGAGAATAAAGGCGTAACCATCGACACTGTGCAGGTCGCGGGTGGGAACAGCTTGTTGCCGTTCTTCACGGCCCAACTTGAGGAAAGTATCCGCCATGCGGTGCGCAGTGACCAAAAGGACTTTCGCGTGAACATCACTAATCCACTGACGCGTATGGCTCACG